One genomic window of Hypomesus transpacificus isolate Combined female unplaced genomic scaffold, fHypTra1 scaffold_473, whole genome shotgun sequence includes the following:
- the syt4 gene encoding synaptotagmin-4 isoform X1 encodes MAPMVAEGTQQFAEFPVSVAVVSVFGLVFSFSIFAWICCQRKKTPKTPPYKFVHMLKGVDIYPEGLSANKKKFAASAAETKSDSNDPKIDVNGNCRQASSPPGGRTSLHLDLDKRDLNGNFTKPNHTQNLNQNQNQKVRSSPDLEVPSPHPTLALASPCGSSFSSQAPTPALDRPQDEASEAGLGTLSFSLDYQEDKKALVVHIKQAHGLTPTDEQSLTSDPYIKLTLLPEKKHRVKTRVLRKTLDPAFDETFSFYGVPLAGVPGLSLHFNVLSFDRFSRDEVIGETLVPLAGIDLSEGRVLMTREIIKRNVRKAVGRGELLLSLCYQSTSSTLTLVVLKARHLPKTDNHGPTDPYVKVNLYQGKKRVCKKKTHVKKCSPNPVFNELFVFDVPWEAGLRDASVELLLLDSERGGAGGPPAATPVLGRLLLGSAAPGTPGEHWREISDHPRRQIAKWHALSD; translated from the exons ATGGCTCCAATGGTGGCGGAAGGAACGCAGCAGTTCG CAGAGTTCCCGGTGAGCGTGGCGGTGGTGAGTGTGTTCGGCCTGGTCTTCAGCTTCTCCATCTTCGCCTGGATCTGCTGCCAGCGCAAGAAGACCCCCAAGACCCCGCCCTACAAGTTCGTGCACATGCTCAAAGGCGTCGACATTTACCCAGAAGGCCTCAGCGCCAACAAGAAAAAGTTCGCCGCCTCCGCAGCAGAGACCAAGTCGGACAGCAACGACCCCAAGATCGACGTCAACGGCAACTGCAGGCAGGCCTCCagtccaccagggggcagaaCTAGTCTCCACCTGGACCTGGATAAGAGGGACCTGAACGGGAACTTCACCAAGCCCAACCACACCCAAAACctcaaccagaaccagaaccagaaggtCCGCAGTTCCCCGGATCTAGAAGTCCCGTCCCCCCACCCTACCCTCGCCCTTGCCTCCCCCTGTGGAAGCAGCTTCTCCAGCCAGGCCCCCACGCCGGCCCTGGACCGACCCCAGGACGAGGCCTCCGAGGCCGGCCTGGGGACGCTGTCCTTCTCCCTGGACTACCAGGAGGACAAGAAGGCCCTGGTGGTGCACATCAAGCAGGCCCATGGCCTGACCCCCACTGACGAGCAGtcgctgacctctgacccctacaTCAAGCTGACCCTGCTGCCGGAGAAGAAGCACCGGGTCAAGACCCGCGTGCTCCGCAAGACGCTCGACCCCGCCTTCGACGAGACCTTCAGCTTCTACGGCGTGCCGTTGGCGGGCGTCCCCGGGCTGTCCCTGCACTTCAACGTCCTGAGCTTCGACAGGTTCTCCCGCGACGAGGTCATCGGGGAGACCCTCGTCCCGTTGGCCGGGATCGACCTATCGGAGGGGCGCGTCCTCATGACCCGGGAGATTATCAAGAGGAACGTGAGG aAGGCAGTAGGCAGAGGGGAGCTGCTTCTGTCTCTGTGCTACCAGTCCACCAGCAGCACTCTGACCCTGGTGGTGCTTAAGGCCCGCCATCTTCCCAAGACTGACAACCACGGaccaacag aCCCCTACGTGAAGGTGAATCTGTACCAGGGCAAGAAGCGCGTGTGCAAGAAGAAGACCCACGTCAAGAAGTGCTCCCCTAACCCCGTGTTCAACGAGCTGTTTGTGTTCGACGTGCCGTGGGAGGCGGGCCTGAGGGACGCCAGcgtggagctgctgctgctggactcGGAgcggggaggggctggggggccgCCCGCCGCCACGCCCGTCCTGGGCCGCCTGCTCCTGGGTTCGGCCGCGCCGGGGACCCCCGGGGAACACTGGAGGGAGATCAGCGACCACCCCCGACGCCAGATCGCCAAGTGGCACGCCCTCTCTGACTAG
- the syt4 gene encoding synaptotagmin-4 isoform X2, with product MAPMVAEGTQQFEFPVSVAVVSVFGLVFSFSIFAWICCQRKKTPKTPPYKFVHMLKGVDIYPEGLSANKKKFAASAAETKSDSNDPKIDVNGNCRQASSPPGGRTSLHLDLDKRDLNGNFTKPNHTQNLNQNQNQKVRSSPDLEVPSPHPTLALASPCGSSFSSQAPTPALDRPQDEASEAGLGTLSFSLDYQEDKKALVVHIKQAHGLTPTDEQSLTSDPYIKLTLLPEKKHRVKTRVLRKTLDPAFDETFSFYGVPLAGVPGLSLHFNVLSFDRFSRDEVIGETLVPLAGIDLSEGRVLMTREIIKRNVRKAVGRGELLLSLCYQSTSSTLTLVVLKARHLPKTDNHGPTDPYVKVNLYQGKKRVCKKKTHVKKCSPNPVFNELFVFDVPWEAGLRDASVELLLLDSERGGAGGPPAATPVLGRLLLGSAAPGTPGEHWREISDHPRRQIAKWHALSD from the exons ATGGCTCCAATGGTGGCGGAAGGAACGCAGCAGTTCG AGTTCCCGGTGAGCGTGGCGGTGGTGAGTGTGTTCGGCCTGGTCTTCAGCTTCTCCATCTTCGCCTGGATCTGCTGCCAGCGCAAGAAGACCCCCAAGACCCCGCCCTACAAGTTCGTGCACATGCTCAAAGGCGTCGACATTTACCCAGAAGGCCTCAGCGCCAACAAGAAAAAGTTCGCCGCCTCCGCAGCAGAGACCAAGTCGGACAGCAACGACCCCAAGATCGACGTCAACGGCAACTGCAGGCAGGCCTCCagtccaccagggggcagaaCTAGTCTCCACCTGGACCTGGATAAGAGGGACCTGAACGGGAACTTCACCAAGCCCAACCACACCCAAAACctcaaccagaaccagaaccagaaggtCCGCAGTTCCCCGGATCTAGAAGTCCCGTCCCCCCACCCTACCCTCGCCCTTGCCTCCCCCTGTGGAAGCAGCTTCTCCAGCCAGGCCCCCACGCCGGCCCTGGACCGACCCCAGGACGAGGCCTCCGAGGCCGGCCTGGGGACGCTGTCCTTCTCCCTGGACTACCAGGAGGACAAGAAGGCCCTGGTGGTGCACATCAAGCAGGCCCATGGCCTGACCCCCACTGACGAGCAGtcgctgacctctgacccctacaTCAAGCTGACCCTGCTGCCGGAGAAGAAGCACCGGGTCAAGACCCGCGTGCTCCGCAAGACGCTCGACCCCGCCTTCGACGAGACCTTCAGCTTCTACGGCGTGCCGTTGGCGGGCGTCCCCGGGCTGTCCCTGCACTTCAACGTCCTGAGCTTCGACAGGTTCTCCCGCGACGAGGTCATCGGGGAGACCCTCGTCCCGTTGGCCGGGATCGACCTATCGGAGGGGCGCGTCCTCATGACCCGGGAGATTATCAAGAGGAACGTGAGG aAGGCAGTAGGCAGAGGGGAGCTGCTTCTGTCTCTGTGCTACCAGTCCACCAGCAGCACTCTGACCCTGGTGGTGCTTAAGGCCCGCCATCTTCCCAAGACTGACAACCACGGaccaacag aCCCCTACGTGAAGGTGAATCTGTACCAGGGCAAGAAGCGCGTGTGCAAGAAGAAGACCCACGTCAAGAAGTGCTCCCCTAACCCCGTGTTCAACGAGCTGTTTGTGTTCGACGTGCCGTGGGAGGCGGGCCTGAGGGACGCCAGcgtggagctgctgctgctggactcGGAgcggggaggggctggggggccgCCCGCCGCCACGCCCGTCCTGGGCCGCCTGCTCCTGGGTTCGGCCGCGCCGGGGACCCCCGGGGAACACTGGAGGGAGATCAGCGACCACCCCCGACGCCAGATCGCCAAGTGGCACGCCCTCTCTGACTAG